From the Lactuca sativa cultivar Salinas chromosome 9, Lsat_Salinas_v11, whole genome shotgun sequence genome, the window ACACAAGAAACCAAAAACACAGTAAAAAGAATATCTTAATCTCACCTGCAAGCTGCAGTTCAGTTGGCACAACCAGTCAAGATGAAACAATCAAGAACTGGTTGGATTGTACAGAGGAAAGGGCTTCTTCTGAaactgatgatgatgatgatgatgttgatatatcTCTGCCAAATAAAAGtttaaagagaaaagaactttcgGTTGAATATCTTGAAGATGAATGTGACCTACTCCTGGATGCTGATGACTTGGATggtagtttttatttattttttgcctaTTTGATGCATGACATGACGGGAATCAGAAGTTGCATTTTTACCCTTAGTGTTAAACATACTTTTCCTGgaaaattagataaaaaccaCTATATTTTGGCCTACTTTTTCTTGTGATTACATATTCATTCATTTCATAACCAGAATTACTGCAGTTACCTGTGGAGAATTCAATGGAAGGTCATCCCCAAGTGTTTGTGGCATACAAGGGAAGAAGACAGAAGTTGAGCAAGGGTCAACAATCATATATGTCCCAACTAGGAAAGATACATTAACCGTAGCTAAGTATCTCTGTAGATTTGGTGTAAAAGCTGCTGCTTATCATGCAAAGGTATATTTTTGTACTTCTTTGTCTTATCATATTTTGAAGCATCTtacttattacaacattgtagtttcagtttttttttttttttctcattaagGCATTGTACCTTGAAAAATTCatccaattatagcattgtatgtTCAATTTTTTTTCCTATACTTTGAAAACTATCCAATTATAGCAGTGAAATTTGCTTTGTGTATGGATGACATTGTTATAACTTATAATTGggaagatttttcaaagtactgACTTAATAATAGGAAAAATGAAAGTACTTTGCTATAAAAAACAAaccaatgaaagtacattgttattgttTGCATTTAAACATTTTACTTATTGTGACATAGTTTCTTTTCTCTGCTCTTATCAGCTACCAAAATCACATTTAAGACAAGTGCACATGGAATTTCATGAAAATGCTGTACAGGTATGTATCATAAAACTTATTGAAGTATTTGGAAAAGCTCCCAATCATTTATCACCCACAAATATAATGAATTGACATGAAAaggcaaatgttttcaaaattcaaCTTCTTTTTTGAATTCTTCATTCAGGTTGTTGTTGCAACGATTGCTTTTGGTATGGGTATTGACAAACTAAATGTAAGAAGAATTATACACTATGGTTGGCCTCAGGTATCTTCTTGAAACCCTTAAAAATATTGTAATCACTTTTTAGGGCTAAAATCAATATAGTTTTTTCATATCTTTCTGTATTGTGGCCTTCTACTTTCATTTCTACAACATTCTACTTTTAACTTTTTTGTCTTGTTGAGGCATTGAAATTAGAATTAGGTTTctttaataaacaaatcaatacaAATACATTACCCTTACTTTTCATACATACTTTTCATGTACAGAGTTTGGAAGCATATTATCAAGAAGCAGGTAGAGCTGGAAGAGATGGAAAATTGGCAGATTGTGGTGAGTTACTTTTTGTTTTAAGTCATTTAATTATCATGGTTTACCTTAAAAAGAGTTAAAAGTTCCAATATTAACTTTTAGGTCACTCTATTTGATGATTTCAAAGATTTAATCTGTggtttatatataattatttgacAATCACAGTTAATTATCTATACCATAACTATCTTATAGCTTTCTGTGTTTTGTTGAATAGTTCTATATGCAAATTTATCAAGAATGCCATCCCTTCTTCCAAACAAAAGAAGTGAAGAACAAACTAAACAAGCATATAAGATGTTATCTGATTGCTTCAGGTTGACCTTCAATATTACCCTTTTCAAGATCtccattttttattataaaatctcTTTACATTATACTTCATGATTCCCTTTTTATGCTTTTGTAGATATGCTATGAGTACATATAAATGTCGAGCCCAAATGCTAGTACAATATTTTGGGGAGGATTTTAGCCATGAAACTTGTCATTTGTATGTCAAATTCTTTGTTGTTAAAATTCTTTTTCCTATTTGTgccttttcattaaaaaaaaatcatcggTTTTTTCTCAGGTGTGATATTTGTGTTAAGGGACCTCCAGAGAAGCAAGATTTGAAAGATGAAGCTCGAGTTCTTATGGGGATCATTGCTGCTCATTATGTgagtaattaataattaataataataaaaaagaacaGAATTGAAttcattaattataataatagtaattAGTTTTCTAGTTTTTGTATGAAAAAATGTATGTATTAAAATCCAGGAAAAAAGAAGTCATGTAGAGGGGtcttatgatgatgatgatgatgatgattataAGCACAATAGAAGGCAAATGTGGATGGAAATGGAAAATGTCAGGATGATTGTTAGTAAAATCCGGGAACAGGTAATCTAATTGTATTTGAAATCATgatcatagttttttttttttttttttttttttacaaatttgcccttGCTAAAATTATCTATGTGCATAATAGAATCCACAACATGCTACTACTGATCTGTTATGGTGGAGAGGTCTGATTCGTATTCTAGAAGACAAAGGGTATCTTAGAGAAGGGGATGAGAAGGTATTATTTTGAACTATGTTTGATTTTTAGGATAATGATTTATGTAATCATCTACTAGTCTACatatttaaaattatacttttttttttttttggtatacaGAGACATGTTCAGATAAAATTTCCAGAACCAACTAAACATGGGCTGGAATTTTTGAGGGGCAAATCAGAGGAACCATTTTATGTTTGGCCTGAAGCAGATATGTTGCTGTCCGAAACTATGATGCCCAAATCTTACTCATCTTTTGCAGAATGGGGAAAAGGTTGGGCGGATCCCGAGATTCGTAAGCAGAGGTTAGGAAAAAATCGACCATGGAAACAACCACGCCAAAAGAAGAAACGAAAACAATGCCATTTGGATACAGGAACAGTTCGAGGCAGGTTAGCTGCAAAGCTTTCCAAATAAAATCACAATTGAACTTAACTTCAGATGGGTTTTTGTAAGGTTATCCATTCTTGCATTATGATGGTAGGCAATAATGTTTGCCAGTTTTAGTCTTTATGGAACTGGTATTCTGTCAGGATTTATTGACTTATGTCAACAGTATGTTGAATCCATTCCATGCCCATCTTCGTTCATGACAGGGATGTTTTTGGATCATGAACTTGGAAGGCTACAAGCACTTCCCCACGTCTGATGTTTACATATTATAAAAACGAGTTTTGTTTAGTTAAAACATGTTACTTGTTCTCTTGAAAATACCATTCAATTAGCAAATTTTATGAACTCTTATAAAAGCCAATGTTGTTTGTTGACTTTTAACGATGTTAAGTTTCTCaattttaatcaaatataaaacaaataaacatTTAGACAAACATTTAagagaaattgagtaatctaaccctTATAAACAACCAttctaataaaaataattaacaattttttttttggaaaaatgatTACTTGATCCGAAATAGCATATTCCGGTGCACGATGTGTTTCCGAGGTGTGCTCCGGAATACGATATTCCGAAGTATTTATGATATTGTTCCAGAGTGATTGCCGATTGGAGGGGACGAGGTCCGGAATCTAACACTTCATACCTTCCGGACATGAAAAACGTATGTTGAACTGACGTCCGGAACGGCCATACATTCTAAAGTGGTGTTCCAGAGagatagatttagggttttactatGTTTTTCTTCCAAATATACAATACATTTGTGTTTTTAATATATTTGTGTGTTCGATAATTTCCAAAAATGTTCCAGAATGAGTACATATACGAGTTTTTTTTTTCTGAGCTCCAGTTTTTAGTGGAGGACAATGATAGCGTATCGGCGGATGCATGTAGTATCTTGCTCTGGATTACACATGCTTTAATGTAGATATAACCAGTGATATTAACTTCGTTGGGTTGGTTACGTTGGTTACTTCCAAGTCTAGATTACACACAAATCAAATTCGTCTATCTTTTCATTGTCCTggatcaaatatagttatgcagATTCTTGGCGATAGTGATGTTAGATATTTTCATAGTTTTGTTACTACTATGTCTCCCAACACAGTACAATTGTTTGTTGTTGATAATGTTATGGATAGTGGTACTAATCGATTTCTCGGGCAAAATCGTTCTGGAAATGGTTCTTCCGGTGCTGGAAGtaaccaaatttgtaatttattaCCTATGACAACCAACCATGTTCCTTTTTACAAGGACCCTATACACGGGGATGATTATAGGTCTAAAGGTAAGATTGTTGTTCTGGATGACCTTACTGTTGATGTTGATGAATCATTCTGAGGCAAAACTGATGAGGTTGGTTGATGATGGTAATATAGTTCCATAGGGAGAGCCACTGGAACATTTTTAGAGTTacaattgtaacgacccaaaaatcgagggtaaaaatttcatttttattatagtcaaaacaAAAATATCTTTAAATATAAGTATTCCAAAACATtgctaattaaaaacatttatcagagttcatcccaaaatcacataatgcggaaaacacgAGTGTGTGTGTTGCGATCAAGCTGAGCCATTCCATTCCAAAACAATGAtacatgaaaccataaacaaaactataagcacgaagcttagtgagttccccagagcataccctacacaatccacataaccacataatccatattagctataacAACTACATAAACCATATCAGTCACATAAGTCATACCCATAAACATAtagggatgccatggaaaccctccaaggtcttacaccgggtGCCACTGGAACCCCTACGTGGTCTTAGCCCACATCCATGGAACCCCCGCATGGTCTTAATCTACTGCCAcgggacccccccccccccccccccgggggggggggggggtcttcCATATAAATGTCATAccaacaaaacacataatcaattaacagtACACATATACAAACCCTATAAgccatacatataacatataaatgtgccatggaaaccctccatggTCTTACACCggatgccatgggaacccccacatggtcttagcctggaatgccattggaacccccACATGGCCTTATATCCAACCGTCTCAGGAACCCCCtaaggtcttccatgcaagtatcacgaagacaactagcataacaaaTACCACAcaatcaactagcataccacatataactaattgcc encodes:
- the LOC111880001 gene encoding ATP-dependent DNA helicase Q-like SIM — translated: MDGNNLASDQVIAELMGMGFQISEATKAIKEVGPSLNNAIDFILNAGSRNQEGTSNDSSKKVTRKKDLSAPGKQSGGRMRQLSIMDHLQSAGKPKVNKTSLESETSFSRTKVLSFHGEGCEAIQQPIYSSYSKAEQVGEDWELKANALLQKHFGYSSLKRFQKEALAAWMAHKDCLVLAATGSGKSLCFQIPALLTGKVVVVISPLISLMHDQCLKLSKHGVSACFLGSGQIDHTVEEKSMRGMYEIIYVCPETILRLIKPLQILAERRGIALFAIDEVHCVSKWGHDFRPDYRRMSALRENFSAKKLDFLKFDIPIMALTATATTLVCEDILNSLKMSKDPKIVLTSFFRPNLRFSVKHSKTCSSSYEKDFHDLIETYTRNQKHSKKNILISPASCSSVGTTSQDETIKNWLDCTEERASSETDDDDDDVDISLPNKSLKRKELSVEYLEDECDLLLDADDLDVTCGEFNGRSSPSVCGIQGKKTEVEQGSTIIYVPTRKDTLTVAKYLCRFGVKAAAYHAKLPKSHLRQVHMEFHENAVQVVVATIAFGMGIDKLNVRRIIHYGWPQSLEAYYQEAGRAGRDGKLADCVLYANLSRMPSLLPNKRSEEQTKQAYKMLSDCFRYAMSTYKCRAQMLVQYFGEDFSHETCHLCDICVKGPPEKQDLKDEARVLMGIIAAHYEKRSHVEGSYDDDDDDDYKHNRRQMWMEMENVRMIVSKIREQNPQHATTDLLWWRGLIRILEDKGYLREGDEKRHVQIKFPEPTKHGLEFLRGKSEEPFYVWPEADMLLSETMMPKSYSSFAEWGKGWADPEIRKQRLGKNRPWKQPRQKKKRKQCHLDTGTVRGRLAAKLSK